CGGCCGGCCGTCGCTCAGCTCCAGGAGTACTTCGCCGGCCGGCGGCGCTCCTTCGACCTGCCCATCGCTCTCCATGGCACGCCGTTCCAGGCGGAAGTCTGGCGAGCGCTTCAGCACCTGCCCTTCGGCACGACCACCTCCTACTCGGCCCTCGCCGCAGACATCGGCCGCCCCACCGCCTCCCGCGCCGTCGGCCGCGCCAACGGCCTCAATCCCCTGGCGGTGGTCATCCCCTGCCACCGGGTGCTCGGCGCCGACGGCTCCCTCACCGGCTTCGCCGGCGGCACCCACATCAAGGCCGGGCTGCTGGCGCTGGAAGGGGTCTCTCTCTAGCCCAACCTTCTCACCAACTTCCTATTCCTTGCGGAACGTTCTACCGTCCGGCGACCGAATCGCCGGACCGTGCACAGCCATTCATCGGAGTTCACTCCGGTGTGCCCGACGACCGGTTTTCCTTTCCGTGAAGGCCGCGAGGAAGGGCCGTCCTTCAGCCGTTCGGTGAACCCCAACCGAGGAGAGCACTCAGGCGCTTGGGGATGTCGGTGTTGTCCAGCACGCCGGCAAAGCGTTCGGCGCCAGGGCCGCCGGCAAACAGCGGTACGTCCTCGCCGGTGTGGCCGGCCGTTTCGAAGGGCTCGACGCGGGGAATCCAGGTGACGCCGTCGCGTTCACCGATCATCGCGCCGAGGCGGCGAGCCGCTTCGTAGCTGTCGCCGGTGACGCGGACTTCTTCCAGACCCTCGGCCGTTAGATCGTCAAACCCCATCCATTCCCGCACATCTTTCGGCGTCGCCGGATCGTCCACGTCCTTGAGAGACGAGACCGCCCAGGCGACGGACGAGTTCTGGCGCTCGGCAGCAGACCAGTCGACATAGTCATTGATGGCCAGGCCGCCGGTGGCGTGATCTGCGGTCAACAGCACCAGGGTACCCGGCCGCTTCTTCTGGAAGGCGAGGACCGTTTCGACCGCTCGATCGAAGGCGGCCACCTGAGCAGCCACGCTAGCCGAGTCGAAGTCATGACCGGCGTGATCGATACGACCACCTTCGAGCAGCAGAAAGAAAGGCGAGTCGTCGCGGGAGAGAACTTCCAGAGCAATCTCCGCCAGGCGGTCGAGGGGCGGCGTGCGCAGGTCTGCGGCCAGTCGCTGTTCGTCCAAGGCATAGCCCAGGTGATTGGCGGCGAAGAGACCGAGCAGGCGATCCGGAGGGGTGGCCGAGAGGTCACTGTCATAGTCCCACACGGTGTAGCCCTGTTCTGCGGCCTCATCCAGGAGATTTCGACCGTCCTGGCGGCGACCGGAGTCCGGCGGCGGCGCAAAATCCCGCCGCCCACCGCCGAGGGCGACATCCGGCCCTTGTTCCAGCAGATCCAGAGCGATCTGGTCGAAGTCCAGGTAACGGTCTTCAACGTGGGCGTAGAAACCGGCCGGCGTGGCGTGGGTGATCGCCGTATCGGTCACATAGCCCACCTTCCAGCCCTGCTCCATCGCCTGGTCAGAGAATGTGCGCAGGGGATTACCCTCGGGATCGAGGCCGACCACGCCATTCGAGGTCTTCACCCCGGAGGCAAAGGCGGTGGCCGCCGCCGCGCTGTCGGTGACGGCGTTCGAAGCCGAGTAGGTGGTCACCAGCCCGACGGTCGGCAGGGATTCGAAGGCGAAGCGTTCGCCCTCCGCCAGCATTTGCCGCCGGGCATAGGTGATCTGCGAAGTGCCGAGGCCGTCACCGATGACCAAGATCACCGCCGTCGGCCGCTCGCCGCGGTTGCCGGCGGTTCCCGAACAGCCGACACCCAGGAACAACCCGATGAATAAAAGCAAGCCGCCTCGTGAAAGCACCATGGAAACACCCTCCAGATCTTTGATCGTCGCGCACCATCCGGTCTCGACGTTTTCGAGTCTGATCCCAGCCTACATCTACCAGCCGTTGGTCAGGCTGCCGGCGTGACCTTAGCCCAACCACTGAAAAACAAGAGTATCGGGCACACGCGATTAGAATCCGCCATATTCGGGAGACGCCTCCCGACGAATCTTAGATGGAAGGAGGGATGATGAAAAACACCCGCTACCTTGCCGCCCTGGCGGCTTTCC
This DNA window, taken from Acidobacteriota bacterium, encodes the following:
- a CDS encoding methylated-DNA--[protein]-cysteine S-methyltransferase encodes the protein MSVATLHATWLATDFGPFFVATDEEGHLVRASFSPKKYAPGKLRGARIRWNDEPCRPAVAQLQEYFAGRRRSFDLPIALHGTPFQAEVWRALQHLPFGTTTSYSALAADIGRPTASRAVGRANGLNPLAVVIPCHRVLGADGSLTGFAGGTHIKAGLLALEGVSL
- a CDS encoding alkaline phosphatase, which codes for MVLSRGGLLLFIGLFLGVGCSGTAGNRGERPTAVILVIGDGLGTSQITYARRQMLAEGERFAFESLPTVGLVTTYSASNAVTDSAAAATAFASGVKTSNGVVGLDPEGNPLRTFSDQAMEQGWKVGYVTDTAITHATPAGFYAHVEDRYLDFDQIALDLLEQGPDVALGGGRRDFAPPPDSGRRQDGRNLLDEAAEQGYTVWDYDSDLSATPPDRLLGLFAANHLGYALDEQRLAADLRTPPLDRLAEIALEVLSRDDSPFFLLLEGGRIDHAGHDFDSASVAAQVAAFDRAVETVLAFQKKRPGTLVLLTADHATGGLAINDYVDWSAAERQNSSVAWAVSSLKDVDDPATPKDVREWMGFDDLTAEGLEEVRVTGDSYEAARRLGAMIGERDGVTWIPRVEPFETAGHTGEDVPLFAGGPGAERFAGVLDNTDIPKRLSALLGWGSPNG